A region from the Acyrthosiphon pisum isolate AL4f chromosome A1, pea_aphid_22Mar2018_4r6ur, whole genome shotgun sequence genome encodes:
- the LOC100169592 gene encoding kinesin-like protein unc-104 isoform X5 → MSSVKVAVRVRPYNNREISRDCKCIIEMAGYTTSITNPKLPSNVKDATKSFNFDYSYWSQNPSDPNFASQTMVYRDIGEEMLQHAFEGYNVCIFAYGQTGAGKSYTMMGRQEEEGQEGIIPLICKDLFHRIRSTTSDELQYSVEVSYMEIYCERVRDLLNPKNKGNLRVREHPLLGPYVEDLSKLAVTTYQNIHDLIDEGNKARTVAATNMNETSSRSHAVFTIFFTQKRLDEMTQLTTEKVSKISLVDLAGSERADSTGAKGTRLKEGANINKSLTTLGKVISGLAEMASKKKKKGDFIPYRDSVLTWLLRENLGGNSKTAMIAAISPADINYDETLSTLRYADRAKQIVCKAIVNEDANAKLIRELKEEIQRLRDLLKAEGIVVQEGDDGVKMLKDGDEKPNIPSSMIAEEAVDQLQASEKLIAELNETWEEKLKRTEEIRIQREAVFAEMGVAVKEDGDTVGVFSPQKTPHLVNLNEDPFMSECLIYYIKEGVTRVGSAESKITQDIRLCGSYIQREHCRFENSNGVVTLIPIKGALCYVNGRELTDPIVLKTGSRVILGKNHVFRFNHPEQVRERREHKNKTEGTAENIKEITSKPEKSSPAETPISNEYVDWNFAQIELLEKQGIDLKQDMKLKLNALEEQFKKDKETADQIFEEQRKNYEARIDALQKQVEEQSMTMSMYSSYTPDDFIQEEDIFVNPLFDAECNWTDKEYQLVLTTCRKWKYHQFTSLRDDLWGNAVFLKEANAISVELKKKVQFQFTLLTDTLYSPLILDFLTEDDDVDRPFPRTHVAIEVLDTKNGATHYWTLDKLKTRLDLMRQIYNGDIESPQNSPCELKDDFFKCLTACTPNKSFSYLIPSRQRLELMREMYQNEAEISPTSPDFNIEAITGGDPFYDRFPWFRLIGRAFIYLSNLMYPVPLIHKVSIVNEKGDVKGYLRVAIQAVSEDETSDNSCGVRQFAKISFNDKDLLGRLSVKKNNDIIERIVTGKSSNKGDEIEADGDSGRGDSSMSSDIKDEELPSHLLISKDFTFRVTLLQAVGVPDEYADIFCQFNFLHRHDDAFSTEPVKNCGKGTPVGFYHVQNITVPVTKSFIEYIKTQPIVFEVFGHYQKHPLHNDAKQDSTFVRQPPRRMLPPSIPISLPVRSPKFGVLPSLCTSHIHAKYDLLVWFEICELGPDGDYVPCVVDHSEELPCRGLFMLHQGLQRRIRITVVHETAPELRWKEIRELVVGRIRNIPQSEDDDTDNSVLSLGLFPGEYLEIPGEDRCMFRFEAAWDSSLHNSILLNRISTGGEHIFMTISAYLELENCGCPAIITKDLSMVIYGRDARTGPRSLKHLFSGNYKNSEANRLSGIYELVLKRASEAGSPGVQRRQRRVLDTSSTYVRGEENLEGWKPRGDSLIFDHQWELEKLTRLEEVGRTRHMILLRERLGLDKVPITKSEKEVCNIIAKASSSTKDIMRPPSPVVLRNIDPSVYEPWQMNERERFLATKCIKLIQGRIPSKENLLQSYTNVLTPTDDKTDSNISHSSSCVTISNHELFSPDRSIQRGSNISDSIYLNQDVMVSSHSSTSEPQLVLYVPEVEEIRISPVISRKGYLNILEHKTNGWKKRWVTVRRPYVFIFRDEKDPVERALINLTTAQVEYSEDQLAMVKVPNSFSVVTKHRGYLMQTLLDKEVYEWLYAINPLLAGQIRSKTSRQIMPNGQNQKPAFVSNPIDAHQ, encoded by the exons ATGTCTTCTGTGAAAGTAGCCGTTCGAGTACGGCCTTATAACAATCGAGAAATATCTAGAGATTGTAAATGCATCATAGAAATGGCTGGTTACACTACAT cTATAACGAATCCAAAACTCCCATCTAATGTTAAGGATGCTACAAAAAGCTTTAATTTTGACTATTCCTACTGGTCTCAAAAT CCTTCAGATCCAAATTTTGCATCCCAGACTATGGTATATAGAGATATTGGTGAAGAAATGTTGCAGCATGCTTTTgaag gcTACAATGTATGCATCTTTGCATATGGTCAAACAGGAGCTGGAAAATCATACACTATGATGGGGCGGCAAGAAGAAGAAGGTCAAGAAGGCATAATACCATTAATTTGTAAAGATTTATTTCACAGAATTAGATCAACTACCAGTGATGAATTACAATATTCTGTTGAg gttagTTATATGGAAATATACTGTGAACGTGTTCGCGATCTATTAAATCCCAAAAATAAAGGTAATCTTCGAGTTCGTGAACATCCTTTATTAGGACCTTATGTAGAAGATTTATCAAAACTTGCTGTTACCACTTACCAAAATATCCATGATCTCATTGACGAAGGCAACAAAGCCAG AACAGTTGCTGCTACAAATATGAATGAAACATCTAGTCGTTCCCATGCAGTTTTTACTATATTCTTTACTCAAAAACGGCTAGATGAAATGACTCAGCTAACTACTGAAAAAGTTAGTAAAATATCACTAGTTGATTTAGCTGGTTCAGAAAGAGCAGATTCAACTGGTGCGAAAGGAACTAGACTTAAAGAAGGTGCAAATATTAACAAAAGTTTGACTACTCTAGGAAAAGTTATATCTGGATTAGCTGAAATG gcttctaaaaaaaagaaaaaaggagATTTTATTCCGTACCGTGACTCCGTTTTAACTTGGCTTTTGAGAGAGAATCTTGGGGGAAACTCTAAGACTGCAATGATTGCTGCTATTAGTCCTGCAGACATTAATTATGATGAAACATTATCTACTTTACG gtatgctGACCGTGCAAAACAAATAGTATGCAAAGCTATTGTCAATGAAGATGCTAATGCTAAACTTATCCGAGAACTCAAAGAAGAAATACAAAGACTTCGAGACCTATTAAAAGCTGAAGGAATTGTAGTACAAGAAg gagaTGATGGAGTCAAAATGCTTAAGGACGGTGATGAAAAACCTAATATTCCTTCATCTATGATTGCTGAAGAGGCTGTTGACCAACTTCAAGCTAGTGAAAAATTGATTGCTG aACTGAATGAAACATgggaagaaaaattaaaacgcaCAGAAGAAATACGAATTCAAAGGGAAGCTGTATTTGCTGAAATGGGAGTAGCGGTTAAGGAAGATGGTGATACAGTTGGAGTATTTTCTCCACAAAAG ACTCCACATTTAGTCAACCTAAATGAAGATCCATTTATGTCTGAATGCCTTATATATTACATCAAAGAGGGTGTAACACGTGTTGGATCTGCTGAATCTAAAATCACTCAAGATATTCGACTATGTGGCTCATATATACAACGTGAACATTGTCGGTTCGAGAATTCTAATGGTGTCGTTACTTTAATACCGATAAAAGGTGCCTTATGTTATGTAAATGGACGAGAGCTTACAGATCCTATTGTATTGAAAACCGGTTCAAGAGTGATTCTTGgaaaaaatcatgttttccGATTTAATCATCCAGAACAAG taAGAGAACGCAGAGAACATAAAAACAAGACAGAAGGAACGGcggaaaatattaaagaaa TCACATCTAAACCAGAAAAGAGTTCTCCTGCCGAAACTCCAATTAGTAATGAGTATGTCGATTGGAACTTTGCACAAATTgaattattagaaaaacaaGGAATAGACCTGAAACAAGATATGAAACTAAAGCTAAATGCTCTTGAGGAACAGTTCAAAAAAGATAAAGAAACGGCAGATCAAATATTTGAAGAACAAcgcaaa AATTATGAGGCTAGAATAGATGCACTTCAGAAACAAGTTGAAGAACAAAGTATGACTATGTCAATGTACAGTTCTTATACTCCAGATGATTTTATTCAAGAAGAAGATATttttg TTAATCCATTATTTGATGCTGAATGCAATTGGACTGACAAGGAATATCAGTTAGTTTTGACAACCTGCCGTAAATGGAAATATCATCAATTTACATCATTGCGGGATGATTTATGGGGAAATGCTGTCTTTTTAAAAGAAGCCAATGCTATATCAGTCGAATTAAAGAAAAAG gtTCAATTTCAATTTACGCTGTTAACAGATACTTTGTATTCTCCATTAATTCTGGACTTCTTAACCGAAGATGATGATGTAGATAGACCATTTCCTCGTACACATGTTGCAATCGAAGTACTTGACACAAAGAATGGCGCTACTCATTATTGGACATTAGATAAATTGAA AACGAGGTTGGATCTAATGCGCCAAATATATAATGGGGATATTGAAAGCCCCCAGAATTCACCTTGCGAGCTCAAGgatgattttttcaaatgtctGACTGCCTGCACCCCTAACAAGTCTTTCTCCTATTTGATACCCTCAAG ACAAAGATTAGAGCTTATGAGAGAAATGTATCAAAATGAAGCTGAAATATCACCTACATCACCAGACTTTAATATAGAAGCAATTACAGGCGGAGATCCATTTTATGATAGATTTCCATGGTTTAGACTTATTGGCAGAGCGTTTATCTATTTAAGCAATCTTATGTATCCTGTGCCTTTAATACACAAAGTATCCATCGTTAATGAAAAAGGTGATGTCAAGGGTTACTTACGTGTTGCTATACAAGCAGTTTcag aagacGAGACTTCTGATAACTCTTGTGGAGTTAGACAATTTGCGAAAATTTCTTTTAATGACAAAGATTTGTTAGGTCGTTTgtctgtgaaaaaaaataatgatattattgaaagAATTGTCACAGGAAAAAGTAGCAACAAAGGAGATG aaattgaaGCCGATGGCGATAGTGGTCGTGGAGATAGTTCTATGTCTTCTGATATCAAAGATGAAGAACTTCCAAGTCATCTGTTAATTAGTAAAGATTTTACATTTAGAGTTACCTTACTACAAGCTGTTGGTGTTCCTGACGAATATgctgatatattttgtcaattcaa tttcttGCATAGACATGATGATGCATTTTCTACTGAACCTGTAAAAAATTGTGGTAAAGGCACACCAGTTGGATTTTATCATGTACAAAAT attactGTTCCTGTTACAAAatcatttatagaatatataaagaCACAGCCAATTGTATTTGAAGTTTTTGGACATTATCAAAAACACCCACTTCACAACGATGCTAAACAAGATAGTACttt TGTTCGGCAACCTCCAAGAAGAATGTTACCTCCTTCAATACCAATTAGTTTACCAGTACGTTCTCCAAAGTTTGGAGTATTGCCTTCATTGTGCACATCACATATACATGCcaaatatgatttattagttTGGTTTGAGATATGTGAGCTTG gtccgGATGGAGATTATGTTCCTTGTGTGGTTGATCATAGTGAAGAGCTACCATGTCGTGGACTGTTTATGCTACATCAAGGTTTACAGCGCCGCATACGTATTACAGTAGTACATGAAACTGCTCCAGAATTACGTTGGAAAGAAATACGGGAACTTGTAGTGGGTCGTATTCGTAACATACCACAATCAGAAGATGACGATACAGACAATTCAGTACTCTCGCTTGGCCTATTTCCTGGAGAATACCTTGAAATACCTGGTGAAGATCGTTGCATGTTTCGTTTTGAAGCAGCATGGGATAGTTCATTACATAATTCTATACTTCTTAATAGAATATCTACTGGCGGAGAACATATATTCATGACTATATCAGCTTATTTAGAG ttggaGAACTGTGGATGTCCAGCGATAATTACCAAGGACTTAAGCATGGTTATCTATGGTAGAGATGCACGTACGGGACCTAGATCCTTGAAACATTTATTCAGTGGCAATTACAAAAACAGTGAAGCAAATCGGTTATCTGGAATTTACGAACTTGTGCTGAAAAGAGCTTCAGAAGCAGGTAGTCCAG gTGTCCAAAGACGACAAAGACGTGTTTTGGATACAAGTTCTACATACGTCCGAGGTGAAGAAAATCTTGAAGGTTGGAAACCACGTGGAGACAGTTTAATATTTGACCATCAATGGGAACTGGAGAAACTTACCAGACTTGAAGAAGTAGGCCGTACAAGACACATGATTCTTCTTAGAGAACGCCTGGGTCTTGACAAAGTACCAATCACCAAATCTGAAAAG GAGGTGTGTAACATAATAGCTAAAGCATCAAGTTCCACTAAAGATATAATGAGACCACCTAGTCCTGTGGTATTGCGCAATATTGATCCTAGTGTTTATGAACCTTGGCAGATGAATGAGAGAGAACGATTCTTGGCTACCAAATGTATCAAGCTTATACAAGGAAGAATACCATCTAAA GAAAATTTGTTACAATCTTACACTAACGTACTAACTCCGACTGATGATAAAACCGACTCAAACATCAGTCATTCATCAAGTTGTGTTACCATTTCAAATCATGA ATTATTCTCGCCGGATCGTAGTATTCAACGTGGTTCAAATATTAGTGACTCCATATACCTTAATCAAGATGTTATGGTTTCTTCTCATTCATCAACATCTGAACCACAACTCGTGTTATATGTGCCAGAAGTTGAAGAGATAAGAATTAGTCCTGTAATTTCAAGAAAAGGTTATCTGAACATACTAGAACATAAAACTAATGGATGGAAGAAACGATgggtg ACAGTAAGACGTccgtatgtatttatattcagAGACGAAAAAGATCCCGTAGAAAGGGCACTGATCAACTTAACTACAGCTCAAGTTGAATATTCTGAAGATCAATTAGCCATGGTCAAAGTACCAAATTCATTCAG
- the LOC100169592 gene encoding kinesin-like protein unc-104 isoform X11 — translation MSSVKVAVRVRPYNNREISRDCKCIIEMAGYTTSITNPKLPSNVKDATKSFNFDYSYWSQNPSDPNFASQTMVYRDIGEEMLQHAFEGYNVCIFAYGQTGAGKSYTMMGRQEEEGQEGIIPLICKDLFHRIRSTTSDELQYSVEVSYMEIYCERVRDLLNPKNKGNLRVREHPLLGPYVEDLSKLAVTTYQNIHDLIDEGNKARTVAATNMNETSSRSHAVFTIFFTQKRLDEMTQLTTEKVSKISLVDLAGSERADSTGAKGTRLKEGANINKSLTTLGKVISGLAEMASKKKKKGDFIPYRDSVLTWLLRENLGGNSKTAMIAAISPADINYDETLSTLRYADRAKQIVCKAIVNEDANAKLIRELKEEIQRLRDLLKAEGIVVQEGDDGVKMLKDGDEKPNIPSSMIAEEAVDQLQASEKLIAELNETWEEKLKRTEEIRIQREAVFAEMGVAVKEDGDTVGVFSPQKTPHLVNLNEDPFMSECLIYYIKEGVTRVGSAESKITQDIRLCGSYIQREHCRFENSNGVVTLIPIKGALCYVNGRELTDPIVLKTGSRVILGKNHVFRFNHPEQVRERREHKNKTEGTAENIKEITSKPEKSSPAETPISNEYVDWNFAQIELLEKQGIDLKQDMKLKLNALEEQFKKDKETADQIFEEQRKNYEARIDALQKQVEEQSMTMSMYSSYTPDDFIQEEDIFVNPLFDAECNWTDKEYQLVLTTCRKWKYHQFTSLRDDLWGNAVFLKEANAISVELKKKVQFQFTLLTDTLYSPLILDFLTEDDDVDRPFPRTHVAIEVLDTKNGATHYWTLDKLKQRLELMREMYQNEAEISPTSPDFNIEAITGGDPFYDRFPWFRLIGRAFIYLSNLMYPVPLIHKVSIVNEKGDVKGYLRVAIQAVSEDETSDNSCGVRQFAKISFNDKDLLGRLSVKKNNDIIERIVTGKSSNKGDEIEADGDSGRGDSSMSSDIKDEELPSHLLISKDFTFRVTLLQAVGVPDEYADIFCQFNFLHRHDDAFSTEPVKNCGKGTPVGFYHVQNITVPVTKSFIEYIKTQPIVFEVFGHYQKHPLHNDAKQDSTFVRQPPRRMLPPSIPISLPVRSPKFGVLPSLCTSHIHAKYDLLVWFEICELGPDGDYVPCVVDHSEELPCRGLFMLHQGLQRRIRITVVHETAPELRWKEIRELVVGRIRNIPQSEDDDTDNSVLSLGLFPGEYLEIPGEDRCMFRFEAAWDSSLHNSILLNRISTGGEHIFMTISAYLELENCGCPAIITKDLSMVIYGRDARTGPRSLKHLFSGNYKNSEANRLSGIYELVLKRASEAGVQRRQRRVLDTSSTYVRGEENLEGWKPRGDSLIFDHQWELEKLTRLEEVGRTRHMILLRERLGLDKVPITKSEKEVCNIIAKASSSTKDIMRPPSPVVLRNIDPSVYEPWQMNERERFLATKCIKLIQGRIPSKENLLQSYTNVLTPTDDKTDSNISHSSSCVTISNHELFSPDRSIQRGSNISDSIYLNQDVMVSSHSSTSEPQLVLYVPEVEEIRISPVISRKGYLNILEHKTNGWKKRWVTVRRPYVFIFRDEKDPVERALINLTTAQVEYSEDQLAMVKVPNSFSVVTKHRGYLMQTLLDKEVYEWLYAINPLLAGQIRSKTSRQIMPNGQNQKPAFVSNPIDAHQ, via the exons ATGTCTTCTGTGAAAGTAGCCGTTCGAGTACGGCCTTATAACAATCGAGAAATATCTAGAGATTGTAAATGCATCATAGAAATGGCTGGTTACACTACAT cTATAACGAATCCAAAACTCCCATCTAATGTTAAGGATGCTACAAAAAGCTTTAATTTTGACTATTCCTACTGGTCTCAAAAT CCTTCAGATCCAAATTTTGCATCCCAGACTATGGTATATAGAGATATTGGTGAAGAAATGTTGCAGCATGCTTTTgaag gcTACAATGTATGCATCTTTGCATATGGTCAAACAGGAGCTGGAAAATCATACACTATGATGGGGCGGCAAGAAGAAGAAGGTCAAGAAGGCATAATACCATTAATTTGTAAAGATTTATTTCACAGAATTAGATCAACTACCAGTGATGAATTACAATATTCTGTTGAg gttagTTATATGGAAATATACTGTGAACGTGTTCGCGATCTATTAAATCCCAAAAATAAAGGTAATCTTCGAGTTCGTGAACATCCTTTATTAGGACCTTATGTAGAAGATTTATCAAAACTTGCTGTTACCACTTACCAAAATATCCATGATCTCATTGACGAAGGCAACAAAGCCAG AACAGTTGCTGCTACAAATATGAATGAAACATCTAGTCGTTCCCATGCAGTTTTTACTATATTCTTTACTCAAAAACGGCTAGATGAAATGACTCAGCTAACTACTGAAAAAGTTAGTAAAATATCACTAGTTGATTTAGCTGGTTCAGAAAGAGCAGATTCAACTGGTGCGAAAGGAACTAGACTTAAAGAAGGTGCAAATATTAACAAAAGTTTGACTACTCTAGGAAAAGTTATATCTGGATTAGCTGAAATG gcttctaaaaaaaagaaaaaaggagATTTTATTCCGTACCGTGACTCCGTTTTAACTTGGCTTTTGAGAGAGAATCTTGGGGGAAACTCTAAGACTGCAATGATTGCTGCTATTAGTCCTGCAGACATTAATTATGATGAAACATTATCTACTTTACG gtatgctGACCGTGCAAAACAAATAGTATGCAAAGCTATTGTCAATGAAGATGCTAATGCTAAACTTATCCGAGAACTCAAAGAAGAAATACAAAGACTTCGAGACCTATTAAAAGCTGAAGGAATTGTAGTACAAGAAg gagaTGATGGAGTCAAAATGCTTAAGGACGGTGATGAAAAACCTAATATTCCTTCATCTATGATTGCTGAAGAGGCTGTTGACCAACTTCAAGCTAGTGAAAAATTGATTGCTG aACTGAATGAAACATgggaagaaaaattaaaacgcaCAGAAGAAATACGAATTCAAAGGGAAGCTGTATTTGCTGAAATGGGAGTAGCGGTTAAGGAAGATGGTGATACAGTTGGAGTATTTTCTCCACAAAAG ACTCCACATTTAGTCAACCTAAATGAAGATCCATTTATGTCTGAATGCCTTATATATTACATCAAAGAGGGTGTAACACGTGTTGGATCTGCTGAATCTAAAATCACTCAAGATATTCGACTATGTGGCTCATATATACAACGTGAACATTGTCGGTTCGAGAATTCTAATGGTGTCGTTACTTTAATACCGATAAAAGGTGCCTTATGTTATGTAAATGGACGAGAGCTTACAGATCCTATTGTATTGAAAACCGGTTCAAGAGTGATTCTTGgaaaaaatcatgttttccGATTTAATCATCCAGAACAAG taAGAGAACGCAGAGAACATAAAAACAAGACAGAAGGAACGGcggaaaatattaaagaaa TCACATCTAAACCAGAAAAGAGTTCTCCTGCCGAAACTCCAATTAGTAATGAGTATGTCGATTGGAACTTTGCACAAATTgaattattagaaaaacaaGGAATAGACCTGAAACAAGATATGAAACTAAAGCTAAATGCTCTTGAGGAACAGTTCAAAAAAGATAAAGAAACGGCAGATCAAATATTTGAAGAACAAcgcaaa AATTATGAGGCTAGAATAGATGCACTTCAGAAACAAGTTGAAGAACAAAGTATGACTATGTCAATGTACAGTTCTTATACTCCAGATGATTTTATTCAAGAAGAAGATATttttg TTAATCCATTATTTGATGCTGAATGCAATTGGACTGACAAGGAATATCAGTTAGTTTTGACAACCTGCCGTAAATGGAAATATCATCAATTTACATCATTGCGGGATGATTTATGGGGAAATGCTGTCTTTTTAAAAGAAGCCAATGCTATATCAGTCGAATTAAAGAAAAAG gtTCAATTTCAATTTACGCTGTTAACAGATACTTTGTATTCTCCATTAATTCTGGACTTCTTAACCGAAGATGATGATGTAGATAGACCATTTCCTCGTACACATGTTGCAATCGAAGTACTTGACACAAAGAATGGCGCTACTCATTATTGGACATTAGATAAATTGAA ACAAAGATTAGAGCTTATGAGAGAAATGTATCAAAATGAAGCTGAAATATCACCTACATCACCAGACTTTAATATAGAAGCAATTACAGGCGGAGATCCATTTTATGATAGATTTCCATGGTTTAGACTTATTGGCAGAGCGTTTATCTATTTAAGCAATCTTATGTATCCTGTGCCTTTAATACACAAAGTATCCATCGTTAATGAAAAAGGTGATGTCAAGGGTTACTTACGTGTTGCTATACAAGCAGTTTcag aagacGAGACTTCTGATAACTCTTGTGGAGTTAGACAATTTGCGAAAATTTCTTTTAATGACAAAGATTTGTTAGGTCGTTTgtctgtgaaaaaaaataatgatattattgaaagAATTGTCACAGGAAAAAGTAGCAACAAAGGAGATG aaattgaaGCCGATGGCGATAGTGGTCGTGGAGATAGTTCTATGTCTTCTGATATCAAAGATGAAGAACTTCCAAGTCATCTGTTAATTAGTAAAGATTTTACATTTAGAGTTACCTTACTACAAGCTGTTGGTGTTCCTGACGAATATgctgatatattttgtcaattcaa tttcttGCATAGACATGATGATGCATTTTCTACTGAACCTGTAAAAAATTGTGGTAAAGGCACACCAGTTGGATTTTATCATGTACAAAAT attactGTTCCTGTTACAAAatcatttatagaatatataaagaCACAGCCAATTGTATTTGAAGTTTTTGGACATTATCAAAAACACCCACTTCACAACGATGCTAAACAAGATAGTACttt TGTTCGGCAACCTCCAAGAAGAATGTTACCTCCTTCAATACCAATTAGTTTACCAGTACGTTCTCCAAAGTTTGGAGTATTGCCTTCATTGTGCACATCACATATACATGCcaaatatgatttattagttTGGTTTGAGATATGTGAGCTTG gtccgGATGGAGATTATGTTCCTTGTGTGGTTGATCATAGTGAAGAGCTACCATGTCGTGGACTGTTTATGCTACATCAAGGTTTACAGCGCCGCATACGTATTACAGTAGTACATGAAACTGCTCCAGAATTACGTTGGAAAGAAATACGGGAACTTGTAGTGGGTCGTATTCGTAACATACCACAATCAGAAGATGACGATACAGACAATTCAGTACTCTCGCTTGGCCTATTTCCTGGAGAATACCTTGAAATACCTGGTGAAGATCGTTGCATGTTTCGTTTTGAAGCAGCATGGGATAGTTCATTACATAATTCTATACTTCTTAATAGAATATCTACTGGCGGAGAACATATATTCATGACTATATCAGCTTATTTAGAG ttggaGAACTGTGGATGTCCAGCGATAATTACCAAGGACTTAAGCATGGTTATCTATGGTAGAGATGCACGTACGGGACCTAGATCCTTGAAACATTTATTCAGTGGCAATTACAAAAACAGTGAAGCAAATCGGTTATCTGGAATTTACGAACTTGTGCTGAAAAGAGCTTCAGAAGCAG gTGTCCAAAGACGACAAAGACGTGTTTTGGATACAAGTTCTACATACGTCCGAGGTGAAGAAAATCTTGAAGGTTGGAAACCACGTGGAGACAGTTTAATATTTGACCATCAATGGGAACTGGAGAAACTTACCAGACTTGAAGAAGTAGGCCGTACAAGACACATGATTCTTCTTAGAGAACGCCTGGGTCTTGACAAAGTACCAATCACCAAATCTGAAAAG GAGGTGTGTAACATAATAGCTAAAGCATCAAGTTCCACTAAAGATATAATGAGACCACCTAGTCCTGTGGTATTGCGCAATATTGATCCTAGTGTTTATGAACCTTGGCAGATGAATGAGAGAGAACGATTCTTGGCTACCAAATGTATCAAGCTTATACAAGGAAGAATACCATCTAAA GAAAATTTGTTACAATCTTACACTAACGTACTAACTCCGACTGATGATAAAACCGACTCAAACATCAGTCATTCATCAAGTTGTGTTACCATTTCAAATCATGA ATTATTCTCGCCGGATCGTAGTATTCAACGTGGTTCAAATATTAGTGACTCCATATACCTTAATCAAGATGTTATGGTTTCTTCTCATTCATCAACATCTGAACCACAACTCGTGTTATATGTGCCAGAAGTTGAAGAGATAAGAATTAGTCCTGTAATTTCAAGAAAAGGTTATCTGAACATACTAGAACATAAAACTAATGGATGGAAGAAACGATgggtg ACAGTAAGACGTccgtatgtatttatattcagAGACGAAAAAGATCCCGTAGAAAGGGCACTGATCAACTTAACTACAGCTCAAGTTGAATATTCTGAAGATCAATTAGCCATGGTCAAAGTACCAAATTCATTCAG